The following proteins are co-located in the Microplitis demolitor isolate Queensland-Clemson2020A chromosome 3, iyMicDemo2.1a, whole genome shotgun sequence genome:
- the LOC103569849 gene encoding uncharacterized protein LOC103569849 translates to MGDEAAYDKNSKHEDEPACSLYVSRATNSHPQGLPDELSKCDLEEAIHESEPSGSWNVSQTSCGLIVTFSLEADAEKLVQRGNLSRVFQGSIQVARFSARDSRYRQSVFLRDVPWAIPLEDLSSALVKQGINISAIERCRQYVRVEVLDASQYEHLLRQGLDFFGAARFSALPERISWWRPSANGINGPHQLAIIPGSATEGSNAQQPDGVLQCYRCQGFWHVAANCRHLPRCVRCGEPHSVEFCSRPRNNPVCCHCSGPHHAGFRQCPVRLQLLNATPISITLSTSRSAHDCALKSNLSQGQQAATPNHQP, encoded by the exons ATGGGAGACGAGGCGgcatatgataaaaattcaaagcatGAAGACGAGCCCGCGTGTTCATTGTACGTGTCCAGAGCCACCAACAGTCATCCTCAGGGTTTGCCGGATGAGCTGTCAAAATGCGATTTGGAGGAGGCCATACATGAATCCGAACCATCTGGCAGCTGGAATGTCTCACAAACATCCTGTGGGTTAATTGTCACATTTTCTCTAGAAGCAGATGCTGAAAAACTTGTTCAACGTGGTAATTTATCCCGTGTCTTCCAAGGATCCATtcag GTGGCCCGATTTTCAGCTCGTGACTCGCGCTATCGACAATCAGTATTCTTGCGTGATGTTCCCTGGGCAATACCACTCGAAGATCTCAGCTCAGCGCTGGTCAAGCAGGGCATTAACATCTCTGCGATCGAGAGATGCCGGCAGTACGTCCGGGTTGAG gtACTGGATGCTAGTCAGTATGAACACCTTCTGCGTCAAGGTCTGGACTTCTTCGGAGCCGCGCGATTTAGTGCACTACCAGAGCGAATCAGTTGGTGGCGACCAAGTGCCAATGGGATAAATGGACCCCATCAGCTGGCAATTATTCCAGGTAGCGCTACTGAAGGATCCAATGCTCAGCAACCTGACGGAGTGCTCCAGTGCTACCGATGCCAGGGATTTTGGCATGTGGCTGCCAATTGTAGACATCTTCCTAGATGTGTACGCTGCGGCGAACCTCATAGCGTTGAATTTTGCTCTCGTCCTCGGAACAATCCTGTCTGCTGCCATTGCTCCGGTCCTCATCACgctg gaTTTCGACAGTGTCCAGTGAGACTGCAGCTTCTTAACGCCACGCCAATAAGCATAACTCTAAGCACGAGCCGCAGTGCCCATGATTGCGCTCTTAAGTCGAACCTCTCCCAAGGTCAACAAGCTGCGACCCCAAATCATCaaccatga
- the LOC103569815 gene encoding probable RNA-binding protein 18 — MTETPKLPLPLNPIKSNSLEDRRLWVGNLDLRINEYQLLKIVQKYGKIEKFDLLFHRSGPQAGQPRGYAFVTYATVEDAEKAKGILHNAKIGCKNVIVRWAHTVSEVEIDKTKPLIDIPALSGAKKEDKKISREVAIQAIEAKLKLMKECEEEFELNKPLVGNSVIQQYQKTEAPKPSSSSKHYLHRHHHTRPYSRSKPRR, encoded by the exons ATGACT GAAACTCCAAAACTACCTCTGCCTCTCAATCCAATCAAGTCGAATTCACTTGAAGACAGAAGATTGTGGGTAGGAAATTTAGATCTTCGAATTAATGA GTACCAACTATTAAAAATCGTTcaaaaatatggaaaaatcgAAAAGTTTGATCTGCTCTTCCATCGGTCTGGACCACAAGCTGGTCAGCCTCGAGGTTATGCCTTTGTAACCTATGCGACTGTCGAAGATGCCGAGAAAGCCAAAGGAATTCTTCATAATGCTAAAATAGGGTGTAAGAATGTCATCGTCCGCTGGGCTCACACCGTATCTGAg GTAGAAATCGACAAGACGAAACCCCTGATTGACATTCCAGCCCTGTCAGGTGCCAAAAAAGAAGACAAGAAGATAAGTCGTGAAGTAGCTATACAAGCAATTGAGGCCAAGTTGAAACTGATGAAAGAATGTGAGGAAGAATTCGAATTAAACAAACCCCTGGTTGGTAACTCAGTGATACAGCAGTACCAAAAAACTGAAGCACCAAAACCATCCTCATCTAGCAAACATTATCTCCATCGACATCACCATACTCGTCCGTACTCGAGATCTAAACCAAGAAGATAG